The following proteins come from a genomic window of Deinococcus aerophilus:
- a CDS encoding CAP domain-containing protein yields the protein MSSNFRRLSALVLLAATLSACSTTAPTAAPETSGPGSVAGATPGVLTALGTPVSMQLTVGQTQQINISVGGQPAQPGQLRWTTTNAAVATVTQTGKITAVAAGTATVRTSLVANPNAFLDFSVSVSAAAPTPVPTPVPAPTPTPSGTVAQQILQLVNTARAQARSCGATSFAAAPALTLNTQLGQAAQGHAGDMAAQNYFSHTSKDGRTFVQRIAAAGYAYRTIGENIAAGQTTPQQVVAGWLQSEGHCRNIMNASFKELGVGYAQGGSYGHYWVQDFGAR from the coding sequence ATGTCTTCGAACTTCAGGCGCCTGAGCGCCCTCGTGCTGCTGGCCGCGACCCTGAGTGCCTGCAGCACCACTGCCCCCACCGCCGCGCCTGAAACCTCCGGACCTGGCAGCGTGGCCGGCGCTACCCCCGGGGTCCTGACGGCCCTGGGCACCCCGGTGTCCATGCAGCTCACGGTCGGCCAGACGCAGCAGATCAATATCTCGGTCGGTGGGCAGCCCGCCCAGCCCGGACAGCTGCGGTGGACCACCACCAATGCCGCCGTCGCCACCGTCACGCAGACCGGAAAGATCACGGCCGTCGCGGCCGGCACCGCCACGGTCCGCACGTCCCTGGTCGCCAACCCGAACGCGTTTCTGGACTTCAGCGTCAGCGTGAGCGCCGCGGCCCCCACCCCCGTTCCCACGCCGGTCCCGGCCCCCACCCCGACCCCCAGCGGCACGGTGGCCCAGCAGATCCTGCAACTCGTGAACACGGCGCGCGCCCAGGCCCGCTCCTGCGGCGCCACCAGCTTTGCGGCGGCGCCCGCCCTGACCCTGAATACCCAGCTGGGCCAGGCCGCGCAGGGCCACGCGGGCGACATGGCCGCGCAGAACTACTTCAGCCACACCAGCAAGGACGGACGCACCTTCGTGCAGCGCATTGCCGCAGCGGGTTACGCCTACCGCACCATCGGCGAGAACATTGCCGCGGGCCAGACCACCCCGCAGCAGGTGGTCGCCGGCTGGCTGCAGAGCGAGGGCCACTGCCGCAACATCATGAACGCCAGCTTCAAGGAGCTGGGCGTAGGGTATGCCCAGGGCGGCAGCTACGGCCACTACTGGGTGCAGGACTTCGGCGCCCGCTGA